The Ancylobacter sp. SL191 nucleotide sequence TCCTCGGGCTCCTGCATGACCATGGGCACGGCCTCCACCATGGCCTCCATGGTCGAGGCGCTCGGCATGAGCCTGCCGGAAAACGCCGCCATCCCCGCCGTGGATGCGCGCCGCAACCTGCTCGCCCGGCTCTCCGGCCGGCGCATCGTCGAGATGGTGAACGAGGATCTCAAGCCCTCCGACATCCTCACCCGCGCCGCCTTCGAGAACGCCATCCGCGCGCTCGCCGCCATTGGCGGCTCGACCAATGCGGTGGTGCATCTGCTCGCGCTCGCCGGCCGGGTCGGCATCGACCTGACGCTGGCGGATTTCGACCAGCTCGGCCGCGACATTCACTGCATCGTCGACCTGATGCCGTCCGGCCGCTTCCTGATGGAAGACTTCTACTATGCCGGCGGACTGCCCGCCGTGCTGCGCACGCTGGGCGAGCGGGGCCTGCTCAACAAGGATGCCGGCACGGTGAACGGGCGCAGCATCTGGGACAATGTCGCGACCGCCCCGACCTGGAACCCCGAGGTCATCACCCCCTTCGACGCGCCCTTCAAGGCCGAGGCCGGCATCGCCATCCTGAAGGGCAACCTCGCCCCCGATGGCGCGGTCATCAAGCCCTCCGCCGCCTCCCCGCACCTCATGGTCCACACCGGCCGCGCCGTGGTGTTCGAGAGCGTCGAGGAGATGCACCATGCGGTCAATGACGAGGCGCTCGACATCGACGCCTCCTGCATCATGGTGCTCAAGCATTGCGGGCCCAAGGGCTATCCGGGCATGGCCGAGGTCGGCAACATGCCGCTGCCGGCCAAGCTGCTGCGCGAAGGCGTGCGCGACATGATCCGCATTTCAGACGCCCGCATGTCCGGCACCGCCTATGGCACCGTCGTGCTCCACGTCGCCCCGGAGGCGACGGTGGGCGGCCCGCTGGCGCTGGTGAAGAACGGCGATCTCATCACGCTCGACGTGCCCGCCCGCTCGCTGCATCTGCATGTCGCGCCCGCCGAGCTGGACGCCCGCCGAGCCGCCTGGGTGGCGCCGGAGCCGCACGCCACGCGCGGCTATCAGCGCCTCTATATCGACCATGTGCTGCAGGCCGACCGCGGCGCCGATTTCGATTTCCTCGTCGGCCGCTCCGGTTCGCCGGTGCCGCGCGACAACCACTGAACGTGTCCAAGGTGCCCACCATGCCCGCGTCTCCCCGCTATTCCGGTGTCTTCCCGGTCGCTCCCACGGTGTTCGACACTGACGGCCGGCTCGACCTCGAAGGCCAGAAGCGCGCCGTCGATTTCATGATCGACGCCGGCTCGCACGGGCTGTGCATCCTCGCCAATTTCTCCGAGCAGTTCGTCCTTACCGATGATGAGCGCGACCAGGTGATGCGCACCGTGCTCGAGCACGTCGCTGGCCGCGTGCCGGTGATCGTCACCACGACGCACTTCTCCACCTTCGTCTGCGCTGAACGCTCCAAGCGCGCGCAGGAGATGGGCGCGGCAATGGTCATGGTCATGCCGCCCTATCACGGCGCGACCTTCCGCGTGCCGGAGGCGCAGGTCTATGAGTTCTACAAGGGCGTGTCGGACGCGATCGACATTCCGATCATGGTGCAGGACGCCCCCGTCGCCGGCACGCCGCTGTCGGTGCCGTTCCTCGCCAGGATGGCGGCCGAGATCGAGAACCTCGCTTATTTCAAGATCGAGGTGCCGCAGGCCGCGGGCAAGCTGTGGGCGCTGATCGAGGCCGGTGGGGCGTCCATCGAGGGCCCGTGGGACGGCGAGGAAGCGATCACGCTAATGGCCGATCTCGACGCCGGGGCGACCGGCGCGATGACCGGCGGCGGCTACCCGGATGGCATTCGCGCGATCATCGACCCCTATGTCGCCGGCGACCGGGAGGCGGCGGTCGACGCCTATATGCGCTGGCTGCCGCTGATCAATTACGAGAACCGGCAGGCGGGTCTGGCCGCCGCCAAGATCCTCATGCAGGCGGGCGGGGTCATCAAGCACGACACGCTGCGCGCCCCGCTCCCCCCCGTCCACCCGGCGACCCGCGCGGGGCTCTTGGAGATCGCCGGGCGGCTCGACCCGCTCGTGCTGCGCTGGGGGAAGTGATGGGCGAGATCAGCTTGCACACACCGGCCACAGGGCTGCACACATTGGCCCCTTCGGCCTCATCGTCCACCTCACTGCACTCATCGTCCAGTCGGGAGGCACGCTCATGAGCCCCATCCGTCTCGCTCTTGTCGGCCTCGGCAAGATCGCCCGCGACCAGCACCTGCCGGCCATCGCCGCGACGGACGGGATCGAGCTCGCCGCCATCGCCAGCCGCAACGCGTCGCTCGATGGGGTGCCGCATTTTACCTCTCTGGAGGCCCTGCTCGCGAGCGATGTCGCGGTGGATGCGGTGGCGCTCTGCACCCCGCCGCAGGGCCGGCGCGAGCAGGCCGCGCTGGCGCTAAGTGCTGGAAAACACGTGCTTTTGGAGAAGCCGCCGGGCGCCACGGTGAGCGAGATCGGCCCGCTCAATGAGACCGCGCGGAAGAACGGGCTGACGCTTTTCGCCACCTGGCATTCGCGCTTCGCCCCCGCCGTCGAGCCCGCCCGCGCGCTGCTGGCGAAGCGGCATATTCATACCGTCTCCATCATCTGGAAGGAGGATGTCCGCGTCTGGCATCCCGGCCAGGACTGGATCTTCGCGCCGGGCGGCCTCGGGGTTTTCGACCCGGCGATCAATGCCTTGTCGATCCTGACCCGCATCCTGCCCAACCCGGTCATCGTCACCGGCGCGGAACTCGCCTTCCCCGCCAACCGCGCCGCACCCATCGCGGCGACGGTGGAGATGGTCAGCGGTAAAAATATACCGATCCGTGCCGATCTCGACTTCCTGCAGACCGGCCCGCAAAGCTGGGACATCCGCATCGAGACCGATGCCGGCGAGGTCGTGCTTTCATCAGGCGGCGCCCGGCTCACAAAGGACGGCGTGGTGCTGAGCGATCAGCCCGAGGCCGAATATGCCGGCATTTACAAGCACTTCACCGGGCTGATCGAGGCCGGCCATTCCGATGTCGACCTCAGCCCGCTGGCGCTGGTGGCCGACGCTTTCCTGCTCGGTCGGCGGGTCACCGTCGACGCCTTCGACTATTGAGGAGCCGCGGTGATGCACGGCAACGCCCCCAAGACCGACCGCCCGCTCCGCTCGCGCGCCTGGTTCGACAACCCCGACAATATCGACATGACCGCGCTCTATCTGGAGCGCTATTTGAATTTCGGGCTGAGCCAGGAGGAGCTGCAATCGGGCCGCCCGATCATCGGCATCGCCCAGACGGGATCGGACCTATCCCCTTGTAATCGCCACCATCTTGAACTCGCCAAGCGCACCCGCGAGGGCATTCGCGAGGCCGGCGGCATCGCCATCGAGTTCCCCGTCCACCCCATTCAGGAGACCGGCAAGCGCCCCACCGCCGGGCTCGACCGCAACCTCGCCTATCTCGGTCTGGTGGAGGTATTATATGGCTACCCGCTGGACGGCGTGGTGCTCACCATCGGCTGCGACAAGACCACACCCGCCTGCCTGATGGCGGCGGCGACCGTCAACATCCCCGCCATCGCCCTCTCCGTCGGGCCGATGCTGAATGGCTGGTACAAGGGCCAGCGCACCGGCTCCGGCACCATCGTGTGGAAGGCCCGCGAGCTGCTGGCGGCCGGCGAGATCGACCATGCCGGCTTCGTCAAGCTGGTGGCTTCTTCAGCGCCCTCAACGGGTTACTGCAACACCATGGGCACGGCGACGACGATGAACTCGCTCGCCGAGGCGCTAGGCATGCAGCTTCCCGGCTCCGCCGCCATCCCCGCGCCCTACCGCGACCGGCAGGAAATCGCCTATCTGACCGGGCTGCGCATCGTCGAGATGGTACGCGAAGACCTCAAACCCTCCGACATCCTGACCCGCGACGCCTTTCTCAACGCCATCCGCGTTAACTCCGCCATTGGCGGCTCGACCAACGCCCCCATCCACCTCAACGCGCTCGCCCGCCATGTCGGCGTGGAGCTGTCCATCGACGACTGGCAGACCCATGGCGAGGACATCCCGCTGCTGGTGAATCTGCAGCCCGCCGGCGAGTATCTCGGCGAGGATTACTACCATGCCGGCGGCGTGCCGGCGGTGGTCAACCAGTTGATGGAACAGGGACTTATCGCCGAGGACGCGCGCACGGTGAACGGGCGCACGCTGGGCGAGAACTGCAAGGGCAAGGCCATTGAGGACGAGGCGGTGATCCGCCCCTATGGCAAGCCGCTGAAGGAAAAGGCCGGCTTCCGCGTGCTGCGCGGCAACCTGTTCTCCTCCGCCATCATGAAGACCAGCGTGATCTCCCCCGAGTTCCGCGTGCGCTACCTCTCGAACCCCAACGACCCCGAGGCCTTCGAGGGCCGCGCCGTGGTGTTCGACGGGCCGGAGGACTATCACGCGCGCATCGACGATCCCGCGCTCGCCATCGACGAGACCTCGATCCTGTTCATGCGCGGCGCCGGCCCGGTCGGCTATCCCGGCGCGGCGGAAGTGGTGAACATGCGGGCACCCGATTACCTCATCAAGGCCGGCGTCCACGCATTGCCCTGCATCGGCGATGGCCGCCAGTCCGGCACGTCGGGCTCGCCCTCCATCCTCAACGCCTCGCCGGAAGCCGCCGTCGGCGGCGGCCTCGCGCTGCTGCGCACCGGCGACCGGGTGCGCATCGACCTGAGGCGCAACAGCGCCAACATGCTGATATCCGACGAGGAATTGGCGCGGCGCCGGGCCGAGCTGGAAGCGGCCGGCGGCTATGCCTACCCCGCGCACCAGACGCCCTGGCAGGAAATCCAGCGCGGCCTTGTCGGCCAGATGGAGACCGGCGCGGTGCTGGAGCCCGCCGTGCGCTACCAGCGCATCGCGCAGACCATGGGGATGCCCCGTGACAACCATTGAAGCCGTCGCTCCCGTCACGCGCAGCGCCGAGACCGTGCCGGTGCGGATATTGGACGCCGCCCGCTGCCATCTCGGCGAAGGCGCGGCCTATGACGCCGCCAGCGACACCGCCTGGTGGTTCGACATTCTCGGCCGCACCCTGCACGAGGCGCCGCTATCCACCCACCGCATCGCCGTCCACGCCCTGCCGGTGATGGCGAGCGCGCTGGCCATGGTGGACGATCAGCGCCAACTCCTTGTTGCGGAAGACGGTTTGCACCTGCGCGACATCGCCACCGGCCATCTCGAGCGGCTCGTCGCCATCGAGGCGGAGGACGCTGGCACCCGCTCCAATGATGCGCGCGTGCATCCGTGCGGCACGTTGTGGACCAGCACGATGGGCCGCCGGGCCGAAAAGGGCGCGGGCAGCATCTACGCCTTTCGCGACGGTGCTATCACACCTCTGTTCACCGGCCTCACCATTCCCAACGCCATCTGCTTCAGCCCGGACGGAACCACCGGCTATTTCGCCGACACGGCCGAGAACCGGCTCTACCGCGTGCCGCTCGACCCCGCGACCGGCCTGCCGACGGACGCCCCGACCACGCTCACGCGCCACACCGGCCCTGGCGGGCTCGACGGCGCCGTGACCGATGCGGAAGGGCTTATCTGGTGCGCCATCTGGGGCGGCGGCGGCGTCAACGTCTATTCCCCGGCCGGGGCGCTGGTGCGCCGCGTCACCGTCCCCGCCCGCCAGCCGAGCTGCCCCGTCTTCGTCGGGGAGAGGTTTGATCGGTTACTTGTTACCTCCGCCTGGGAGAATATGGGCGCGGCGCTGCGTGCCGCCGATCCCGGCCATGGCCAGACCTTCCTGCTCGATGTCGGCGCCCGCGGCCGGCCCGAGCCGCGCGTGCGGCTGGGAGGCGTCTGATGGCGGTCTCGCATGTCGTCGTCGACTGGGGCACGTCGAGTTTCCGCCTGTGGGCGCTCGACCGCACGGGCCGCGTGCTCGGCGAGCGGCGCAGCGCGCAGGGGCTCACCGTCGCAACGACGGAAGGCTTCGAAGCGGTACTGGAAGACCATCTCGCCGCCCTTGGCATTCCCGACGGCGTGCCGGTGATGATGTGCGGCATGGTCGGCTCGCGCACCGGCTGGGTCGAGGCCGCTTATATTGACACGCCCGCGCCTCTGGACGGGCTGGCAGCGCGCGCCATTCATGTGCCCTCGCGCCGACGCCTCATCCGCATCCTGCCCGGTGTCGCCCAGCGCGACCCCGCCCACCCGGACGTCATGCGGGGCGAGGAAACGCAATGCCTTGCCTTGGCCGTGGAAGGCTTCAGCGGCCTCGCCTGCCTGCCGGGCACCCATTCCAAATGGGTGGCGCTGAAGGACGGTGTGCTCTCCGGCTTTGCCACCTTCATGACCGGCGAGCTGTTCCAGCTGCTGCGCACGGGCTCGGTCATCACCCACGCCGTGGATGGGGCGGGCGCGGTGGCGCCGGGCGCGGCCTTTGGCGAGGGCGTGGAAGCGGCCTTCGCCGCGCCGGAGACGGCGACCAATCTGTGGTTTGAACTGCGCGCCCGCTGGCTGCTGGCGGGCGCGAAGCCCGACGCCACGCTGGCCCGTCTGTCCGGCCTGCTGATCGGCCTCGAACTCGCCGGGGCTGCCCGCCGGCTCGGCGCGCTTGACGGCGCCGTGCTGATCGCCAGCGGCCCCATCGCCGATCTCTACGATGAGGCGCTGGCGCTCGCCGGCGCGGGCAGCGTGAGCCGGCGCAACGCCGAAGCCTGCGTGCGCGAGGGCCTGCATGCCGCCGCGCTCAATGCCTTCCACCCTGAAGGAGCGACATCATGACCGCCTCATCCCGCGTGCCATGGCCGCACCTCTCCCGCTCGCTGGTCGCCATCCTGCGCGGCCTGAAGCCGGAGGAAACCGACGCCATTGTCGGCGCGCTGATCGAGGAAGGGCTGGAGGCGATCGAGATCCCTCTCAACTCGCCCGACCCGTTCCGCTCCATCGAGCGGGCGGCCAAGCTCGCCCCGGCGGGCGTGCTGATCGGCGCCGGCACGGTGCTGGAAACTGCTGAGGTAGATCGGTTGCATGATACCGGCGGACGGCTGATGGTCAGCCCGAATGTCGACCCGGCGGTGATCGCCCGCGCCGCCAGCCACGGCATG carries:
- a CDS encoding SMP-30/gluconolactonase/LRE family protein, with product MTTIEAVAPVTRSAETVPVRILDAARCHLGEGAAYDAASDTAWWFDILGRTLHEAPLSTHRIAVHALPVMASALAMVDDQRQLLVAEDGLHLRDIATGHLERLVAIEAEDAGTRSNDARVHPCGTLWTSTMGRRAEKGAGSIYAFRDGAITPLFTGLTIPNAICFSPDGTTGYFADTAENRLYRVPLDPATGLPTDAPTTLTRHTGPGGLDGAVTDAEGLIWCAIWGGGGVNVYSPAGALVRRVTVPARQPSCPVFVGERFDRLLVTSAWENMGAALRAADPGHGQTFLLDVGARGRPEPRVRLGGV
- a CDS encoding 2-dehydro-3-deoxygalactonokinase, with the translated sequence MAVSHVVVDWGTSSFRLWALDRTGRVLGERRSAQGLTVATTEGFEAVLEDHLAALGIPDGVPVMMCGMVGSRTGWVEAAYIDTPAPLDGLAARAIHVPSRRRLIRILPGVAQRDPAHPDVMRGEETQCLALAVEGFSGLACLPGTHSKWVALKDGVLSGFATFMTGELFQLLRTGSVITHAVDGAGAVAPGAAFGEGVEAAFAAPETATNLWFELRARWLLAGAKPDATLARLSGLLIGLELAGAARRLGALDGAVLIASGPIADLYDEALALAGAGSVSRRNAEACVREGLHAAALNAFHPEGATS
- a CDS encoding IlvD/Edd family dehydratase, whose amino-acid sequence is MHGNAPKTDRPLRSRAWFDNPDNIDMTALYLERYLNFGLSQEELQSGRPIIGIAQTGSDLSPCNRHHLELAKRTREGIREAGGIAIEFPVHPIQETGKRPTAGLDRNLAYLGLVEVLYGYPLDGVVLTIGCDKTTPACLMAAATVNIPAIALSVGPMLNGWYKGQRTGSGTIVWKARELLAAGEIDHAGFVKLVASSAPSTGYCNTMGTATTMNSLAEALGMQLPGSAAIPAPYRDRQEIAYLTGLRIVEMVREDLKPSDILTRDAFLNAIRVNSAIGGSTNAPIHLNALARHVGVELSIDDWQTHGEDIPLLVNLQPAGEYLGEDYYHAGGVPAVVNQLMEQGLIAEDARTVNGRTLGENCKGKAIEDEAVIRPYGKPLKEKAGFRVLRGNLFSSAIMKTSVISPEFRVRYLSNPNDPEAFEGRAVVFDGPEDYHARIDDPALAIDETSILFMRGAGPVGYPGAAEVVNMRAPDYLIKAGVHALPCIGDGRQSGTSGSPSILNASPEAAVGGGLALLRTGDRVRIDLRRNSANMLISDEELARRRAELEAAGGYAYPAHQTPWQEIQRGLVGQMETGAVLEPAVRYQRIAQTMGMPRDNH
- a CDS encoding IlvD/Edd family dehydratase; translation: MSDDSSNNSTKKPASGAKTLRSQAWFGRQDKMGFYYRSFLKNSGQPQDRFDGRPVIGICNTWSELTPCNIHFRDLAEHVRRGVLDAGGYPLEFPVSSLGEVTMRPTAMLFRNLASMDVEEAIRAHPLDGVVLLMGCDKTTPALLMGAASADLPAIGVSGGPQLRGVYRGQIIGSGTNIISMSEQLRAGEVTLEQFHEAEAGMNRSSGSCMTMGTASTMASMVEALGMSLPENAAIPAVDARRNLLARLSGRRIVEMVNEDLKPSDILTRAAFENAIRALAAIGGSTNAVVHLLALAGRVGIDLTLADFDQLGRDIHCIVDLMPSGRFLMEDFYYAGGLPAVLRTLGERGLLNKDAGTVNGRSIWDNVATAPTWNPEVITPFDAPFKAEAGIAILKGNLAPDGAVIKPSAASPHLMVHTGRAVVFESVEEMHHAVNDEALDIDASCIMVLKHCGPKGYPGMAEVGNMPLPAKLLREGVRDMIRISDARMSGTAYGTVVLHVAPEATVGGPLALVKNGDLITLDVPARSLHLHVAPAELDARRAAWVAPEPHATRGYQRLYIDHVLQADRGADFDFLVGRSGSPVPRDNH
- a CDS encoding dihydrodipicolinate synthase family protein; the encoded protein is MPASPRYSGVFPVAPTVFDTDGRLDLEGQKRAVDFMIDAGSHGLCILANFSEQFVLTDDERDQVMRTVLEHVAGRVPVIVTTTHFSTFVCAERSKRAQEMGAAMVMVMPPYHGATFRVPEAQVYEFYKGVSDAIDIPIMVQDAPVAGTPLSVPFLARMAAEIENLAYFKIEVPQAAGKLWALIEAGGASIEGPWDGEEAITLMADLDAGATGAMTGGGYPDGIRAIIDPYVAGDREAAVDAYMRWLPLINYENRQAGLAAAKILMQAGGVIKHDTLRAPLPPVHPATRAGLLEIAGRLDPLVLRWGK
- a CDS encoding Gfo/Idh/MocA family protein; amino-acid sequence: MSPIRLALVGLGKIARDQHLPAIAATDGIELAAIASRNASLDGVPHFTSLEALLASDVAVDAVALCTPPQGRREQAALALSAGKHVLLEKPPGATVSEIGPLNETARKNGLTLFATWHSRFAPAVEPARALLAKRHIHTVSIIWKEDVRVWHPGQDWIFAPGGLGVFDPAINALSILTRILPNPVIVTGAELAFPANRAAPIAATVEMVSGKNIPIRADLDFLQTGPQSWDIRIETDAGEVVLSSGGARLTKDGVVLSDQPEAEYAGIYKHFTGLIEAGHSDVDLSPLALVADAFLLGRRVTVDAFDY